TGCTCAAATGGTGCTCGGTACGGTGTTTCTGCCTTCATGCATTAAATATACGATGGCAGTGAACGAACGAAACCTAAAAGCAAAGCGCGAGTTGCATAGTAATTGTTATTTTGCCGATGCTGTACTTCAGACAGTTGCGCATTGTGAGAAAGCCTGCCTAAACCTACTTAGTAAAAGTACAGCCTAAGCTTTATGCTTCCTGTAACATCCGGTATTTATCCGCATCATTCTCTACCCGCTGTGCTGAAGGAGCATACCACGCACCGACGCTATAGAGGCAACGTGCTGCATACGAACGTACTACCCTGGCGAGATCCGCGGAGCCTTCAGGGCACATGAGCGACCGAAAATATGGAGCCGATGGAAGCGGGAAAAGGGGGAGGTCTAAGGGATATCTTAACGGACATATGTCTAGTTACGTCACAGCCTTTGCGAAGATTTACAGTAACCAGCAGAAAGTCAGGCGAGGCGACGACCGCAAACAAGAGTGGTTAGTCGGACGGCTTTACTGCATGACCCTAGAGGCACTGCACGCTTTATTACGACTCATGCAGTGGGAAATGCGCAACAGCCACGCATCGTGGTATCGCTGAAACAAAAACCTAGGACAGCGCGCCTCTGCAAGTATGGAGCGCTTAGTAGCCCAACATCACGTACTATTTATTCAGGTAATTCGCGAAACTTTGTTTCTGATATTTGTGATCTCTTTTATTCTTTGCCGTCATTGTGTTTGCTAAGAAATGCAAATCTACGTCATCGCTAAACACAAACTACAATGATTGATTATTGAATAATTatttgattggttgattgatgtTATTGTTGCAAAGCAGCACTTGGACTATCCCATATACATGTACATCCCGGGTGGTCTTTACTAGTTTTGACCTTTTATGGTGACTTAACATGCACATTAAGTAAATGCGTATTTTTGAGTTTCACCTACATCAACGTGCGACGTGATCCCGTCGAATATGTGCTACATGCGCAAGCTTTGACAGATTTTTCTCTTGGCGCACAGCAGTTGGCAGACAGCACGAGCGAGGACATGCTTCTCCGACAGGTGAAGACGTGGATTCTTCGTGGTTGGCCAAACCAGCTGGGGCCGGAGCAACAGTGCCTTCAGCCGTACTTCACCCGCAGATACGAACTCACTGTGAGTAAAGGTCTAATATACTGGGGTCATCGTGTGGTGCTGCCCGAGACCGAGCGGGTACCTATTCTGAGAGAACTTCACGACACCCACCCAGGCATGACTGCAATGAAGCGCCTGGCCCGTACGATGTTTTGGTACCCCGGATTGGACCACGACATAGAGAAGCTGGTACAAAGCTGCCAGCAATGCGTGCAATGTTGGCCCATGCCAGCGGAACAGGTCCCTTCAAGCTGGCCGAAAACCAACAAACGATGGTCTCGCCTGCATATCGACTATGCAGGGCCTGTGGAAGGTCACATGATCTTGGTGGTGGTAGATGCGGAAACGAAATGGATAGAGGCAGTACCCCTTAAAACAGCAAGTGTAGAAACTACAGTCGAAGTATTGCGAGGGATCTTCGCGCGTTTTGGTCTGCCCCATACAGTCGTTTCCGACAATGGGCCACAATTTAACAGTTCAGTGACTGAAAGATTTTTCAAAGATAACCATGTGTGTCATGTTACCTCCGCCCCATACTATCCGCAGTCAAATGGATTGGCGGAGCGGGCAGTGCGCACCATTAAGGAAGGTATCAAGAAAAATAAGGATGGAAGTCTGCTCAATCGTATTTCCAAGTTCTTGCTACGCTACAGGGCAACACCGACTCGAGATGGCAAGTCACCCGCCGAGATGTTGCTGGGTTTTCAACCCAGGACCCGCCTAAGCGCACATTTTCCAGAGGAAGAGGTGGCACGGGATCCCACGGTGAGCAGACCCCCGGCACCGTTGTCACAAGTCTTTTCACCGGGAGCGCCTGTTTGGTCACGGCAGTATAATCACGCTGGCCAGAGATGGTTACCCGGCACGGTGACGTCAACAAGAGGTAGGCGTATGGTCACGGTGGACACCACAGGAGGGGTGCAGCGCCGTCACGTGGACCAAGTGCGGCCACGACTAGCTGCGGATGACGTAAAGCAAGAATTCGACGCAACACGGCCCGGAGACAACCAAGTCACAGAGAGTGATCAACCCTCTGCAGTGGACGACGCTGAACCATCTTCAGACGGATCACTTGGTACACCCCAGATTTCCAGTGAAGTAACCTCCAGTGTACCGGCGGGCTTAGAACTTCCGAGGCGTTCTACGCGCACAAGGAGGCCTCCCGACAGGCTAGGCTTCTAAGggggaggaagtgccgtatcacgACAACGCAAGCCCGTTTATCGCAACCCGAAGTGCGCATGCTCGTGCTGATGCACAGAGAATAAAAGCATCCACGCTATCTTCAATAAACGCTATTCCATTGCTGGCACCTACTGCGTCTGTCGTTGTTACCCGCGCtactgcaggggggggggggcttcatgGTCGAGTATCAAACCCCTGACCTTGTCGTAAGCAGGAAAATTCCCATAGCTGCTGACCCAACGTGCCGTTTCCATGAATGTGCATCCTCCGAGGTCTGATATAAGTTTTGCACGCCTCTACAGAGAGGATAAAGGCAACACGTTCACAGAAACGTGCTAACGCGCTGGAATGCAACTCTGTAGGGGCAACCAACCAATTCACATTGCACTTGTGTGGAAAGGGAAAGTTCTGCTAATAACAAACACGTAATACTAACAAAAAATGTTCATTCGGCCACTGTTGGCATATTCTTCCCCGTCGCACTCAGCAGCTTTAATGAAGACAGTGAAGTGAGGTGTGGGTTTCATTGCACCGGCACGGTGCAAGCGCTAGCAGGAAGGGCTTGTTGCTTTTCAGTGCACCACATAGGATATAGAGAACGCGTCGAGAGGACAGTTAGTGCACCTGCATTGCCACAGCAACGACACAGAGAGAGAAGAAGCAAGTCATTAACAAATATgcgaaatttctttttccctGCGTATATGGTTTAAACACCAGGCTCTGTtcatattttaacgcgatagcgtaaacccgtgtcgcagaaaatctggcgtcggcaaccggcgtgcgatgcgggtggcggagaaaatcttcaaccaccccgaccgcgcaggccttccacgtggtgcaaggttttggtgaacaaaaaattgaatttctcacagtgaaatcggtcaggaaaatggtaaagtacgactcttccattcggcgtcggattcgccgtcggactgtttaccaatcggcgtcggattgtaatttgaatgtacgagagaaccgaattctgctacgaggaaactcaaacacaaaccgcttttccagcatttctaccagacctacagccgcgcgttgcgatgcgaacgggtcccgattagggagcctacatgcaagcgccgttttagggtggtgacaacctttgtaagggtacttgccgccgccagctaaattgacggataaaattttccgccaaatatagcgtgtgggaatcaaaa
This genomic stretch from Dermacentor silvarum isolate Dsil-2018 chromosome 2, BIME_Dsil_1.4, whole genome shotgun sequence harbors:
- the LOC119440705 gene encoding uncharacterized protein K02A2.6-like, with protein sequence MLLRQVKTWILRGWPNQLGPEQQCLQPYFTRRYELTVSKGLIYWGHRVVLPETERVPILRELHDTHPGMTAMKRLARTMFWYPGLDHDIEKLVQSCQQCVQCWPMPAEQVPSSWPKTNKRWSRLHIDYAGPVEGHMILVVVDAETKWIEAVPLKTASVETTVEVLRGIFARFGLPHTVVSDNGPQFNSSVTERFFKDNHVCHVTSAPYYPQSNGLAERAVRTIKEGIKKNKDGSLLNRISKFLLRYRATPTRDGKSPAEMLLGFQPRTRLSAHFPEEEVARDPTVSRPPAPLSQVFSPGAPVWSRQYNHAGQRWLPGTVTSTRGRRMVTVDTTGGVQRRHVDQVRPRLAADDVKQEFDATRPGDNQVTESDQPSAVDDAEPSSDGSLGTPQISSEVTSSVPAGLELPRRSTRTRRPPDRLGF